DNA sequence from the Calonectris borealis chromosome 23, bCalBor7.hap1.2, whole genome shotgun sequence genome:
CTGGGGTCCCCTCAGACACGCTGCCACCCACTGGGGCCACCTCGTCCCCTCACACCAAGCCCCCAGGGATGACCCAGACCCTCATGGCGGGGTGCTGgagcccccatgtcccctcacaTCAGAGCTCCACAGTCACTGGGGCCACCTTGTCCTCTCATGCCTGGGCCCCGCAGCCACCTTGTCCCCTCATGCcagggacaccccccaccccctcccgaGATCATCCTGTCCCCTCACACTGGGGACCGCCCACCCCCTGGGAGACCACCCCGTCCCCTGACGCCGGGGACCCCCTCCACGGGAGGCCGCCCCGTCCCCTCACGCCGGGGACCCCCTCCACGGGAGGCCGCCCCGTCCCCTCACGCCGGGGACTCCCCACTCCGGGGCCTCCTCGTTCCCTCACGACAgcgaccccccaccccagggggcCGCCCTATCCCATCacgacagggacccccccacaccccgaggggccgccccgtcccctcacgccagggaccccccaccccggggggccGCCCCGTCCCCTCACGCCGGTCCCCTTCCCTCAcgccagggaccccccaccccaggggaccGCCCCGTCCCCTCACGCCGGCCCCCTCCCCTCacgccggggaccccccaccccaggggaccGCCCCGTCCCCTCacgccggccccctccccgcaccgAAGGGCGCCAGGGCGCGGGCAGCGGCTCGCAGCAGCGCCAGGTACTCGTCGAGCCCGGTGAACTCGATGGCCAGCAGCGCCCCGGCCTCGGTAGCGCGGCGGTACTCGCGGAGGGCGGGCAGCAAGGCGGGGAGAGCGGCGGGGTCGGCGGTCACGCCGGGCGGCGACCCGGGGGTGAGGCGGAGGGCGTCGAGCAgggcgggcccgggcggcgggagcgctCTGGCCCAGGGGAAGGCGGAGCGGGCCCGGTGCAGGAAGCAGACGCCGTAGCCGGACTTCACCAGCCGCTCGGCCGAggcggcgccgcgccgcccgctgcTGAAGTTCTCCAGGAAGCGGACGGCGCGCGCCTCCAGCGGCACCTGCGTCCCCCCCGACGTCACCAGCGCCACGCGCCGCCCGCgcgccgcctgccccgccgcccaGGCCCGCACGCGCGCCTCCGCCGCCGCTTCatccgcgccgcccgccgccatgcccgccccgccccgccccttccgcCGGAAGTGGGCCGCCCCTCCTCTAGCCGGAAGCGTCGCCTTGGTAACGCGGCGGCGGCACGCACGGAGGGGCGCTGGAGGGGTCCCGCCGCTGCGAGCtgtgcggggcggcggcgcgggtcCGCTGCGGCCGCTGCCGCCTCACGTACTACTGGTGAGAGCCCTGCTGGCTGCGGGGGACGGGGGCAGGCCCCGGGTGAGGACCGAGAGGAAGCCCGGGAGGCAGGGACGAGGCGCAGGGCGCGGGGAGAATGCCCGGGACGAGGTGCAGGAGGCAGGAACAGGCCCTGGACAGGCCAAGAGGCAGGGAGAAAGCCCGGAACAAGGCTCAGGACACGGGGAGAAGGCCCAGGAGGCAGCAACAGCCCCgggacagggcaagaggcagggACTAGCCCCACGGCAAGGCTCAGGACACACAGAGAAGGCACAGGATAAAGCGCAGGAGGCAGGAACAGGCCCAGGACAAGGCTCAGGCCCAGGAGAAGGCCCGGGACGAGGCCCAGGAGGCAGTGCCAGGCCTAGGGCACAGGGACAGACCCAGGACAAGGactgggacacagggacagggcaagaggcagggACTAGCACCGGGATGAGGCTCAGGACACAGGGACAAGCCCCAGGACAAGGCGTAGGACTCGGGGATGAAGCCCAGGAGGCAGGGACAAGGCCTGGGACAAAGCTCAGGAGGCAGGGATGAGGCCCGGGAGGGAGCCAGGGAGAAGGCCCGGGACGAAGCTCAGCAGGCAGGGTAGCAGGAACTGGAGCGGGCATGCTCAGCAATGGCTCAGCTGGAGCATTCTCCTTGCTTCCAATGGTCCCGCATCAAATAGAGAGCAGCGCAGCAGGCTTTCTAGACGTTTACACAAATATCTTCACTTAAACAGAGTCCTCAGTGAAGTCATACGTTAACTATATATTTCATTGGTTTCACAGTGGCTTGGAGTTTGtttggctttggggtttttttttgtgtgctgcaGCGTTGAAAGCCAGGCATTTGCTCAAACCTAACTCTGTCAGGAATTTTGTGAGGGATTTAAATAAGGTTTTAACATACAGAATCATGTTCACTTGGCAGAACATGTGTTTGCTTGGCAGAGCACTGTGCTTCCGTTTGGAAATATCAAGTGTATGTTAGGTACAGTGTGAGCAGACTAAGGACTGATGGCTATTGTGAGTAATTCTTGCGGTGAAAGTCCAGAAGTTGCAACAGGCGATAATCTTTCCTTACATCAtttccaagcaaacaaaaatatcgTTCTTCCCTTATTTTGTTAGTGATGTAGGTCATCAAAAAGCTGACTGGGTTAGTATCCACGAGCGAATATGCCAGCTGCTGATTCCAATCCGTACGtccctcccttttctcctttctgaaaaagaaagaaaacatggcaCGGAACAGCTGGTGAAGAGGCAGGTATGTACAAGAAAAACGAATACCACTTCAAAGTGCTGCCAGTGGGATTTAATTAGATCTCTTCTTCCTATACTTTGATGTACGTAGCATTGGGAGGGCATCTCATTGGTTGATCGGTACTTAGTTGCAGagctttaatgttttcttttaaacaaaagctttaTAATAAGGGGAGTGGGAGCATCCTCTCTCCGAATCTACGAGCCTCTTGCCTTTTTTGCAGTCCTTATACGAAGTCCTGAGCTTCCTCAGGCAGCGGCAATCCTGGATCTCCCGCCTCCCGGTTAGTCCGGGATCCAGCTGAGTTTTGCTTCTTACGGGGTGTCCTCATCCTTCGCTGATGAGAGGGATTCCCCTTTCTCCAAGCAAGGGGGCAAAGAAATAAAGTCCCCTCCCTTTGTTTACCTGGCCAATTTTAAACGCCCTTTCCCACTAAGTACGGTCTTTTATCTCTGCTTTTTGGCCTCGTGGGCGGTGCAGATGTGCAGCTCCTTTCCAGCCCGCGTGGTtttgaactcttttttttgtttgtttatgggGTAGCAGGATCTGCTTTTCCACAAtgttgataaaataaaataacccacCCAAATACATCTGCTACTTAAAATCTTgcccataaaaataaattatccttcTATCGTTGCATAACTCCTAATCACAGAATAACAGGACAACAGAACAGCTGAAAGGGAGCTGGTAACAATCAAACGGTGCCACTGAGAAGAACGTTAATCTTCTGGGCTTTACATCATGTATTATTTTTCAGGTTGTTTCTGGGCCAGGTGCTAGTACTTTGGTGACTGGCTCGTTGCTGCGGTCTTTCTTGGGAGCATCCAGAAATAGAAAGTCTAAAAGGGGTAGAACCTGCTTAGACAAAAGTCCTGCTTGATGGAAGCTTGTGACAGGCTTCAGGCAGCAGATTCCTTTAGGCTTTGTAGGAATTAGGCGCCAACAACCCGGTTTGGTTTTGAAAATCCCATCTGTTTGAAAATCACAGGCAAGATTGTTGACCAAAGAAGGTGTGTTAGAGCAGTATGTCCCAGAAGCCTcaggaaaaatgcaaaagctCCTTTGTTCCAGATTACGTTTAAGTTGACCTTTTATAaagtctgcaaagaaaaaaagtttaaattggTCTTATTGCAGGTGgtggcagggtttttttgcatcctTAACTGCTTAAAGCTTTTCCAAGAAACTTTACCTACATATTGAACACTGATGTTGAAAGCATCTGTTATTacatttgatttgatttgatttgatagCAACTAAAATTGTGCTATATACATTACAAAAGACCACGTGACCCTCAGATCAAGGAAGTACTCCTTGATTAGCTGGAAGCTaatcatttgtttttattaggtTCCAGGGGAAGACAGCAGGAAGACGGGGCTGATGGAAAAGGCAGAGTCACTCCTCTTGATTGCAGTGCACACCTAGGTTAGCAGGGGCAGCTGCAAACCTCGAGCCGAGGCTTGGAAATGACTTTATGGGGAAAGTCACAGAGAGCAGACTccgattttttttccaagtaaagaTTTTTATAGGATCTTCAACCCTATTACATTTGTTCTTTGACCTTTGTCTCCAgactatttaaataaaacagattctGGGAACGGTACGTGCAGGGACACTTGGTCTTCCTTCTCTCCTAAGAAAGGAGTGGAAAAAGCGGAAACATCTTGTTTGTTACCTGCTTGCTTTCACAGCAAGACTGCAGCTCCTAGCCCACAAATGAAGTCTGCCTTTACGTACAGCAAGGTATAGGGTAGGCAACGTTGTGCCTAGACTGGCTGACAAGTGTTGGAAGAGTGGTGTGGAGAGAGTGAGATTATTTACTGCCCTGTCTTGGTGGCTTCGTCACGTTTCTATTCACAGAGccaacaaaatactttaaaaaaggcCTTTGGAGCTCAGGGAAAAGCTACGTAGTGTCATGACGATCGGAGAAAAAACCTTCTGCTCAAAGGCAGTGCACaggtttattattttttgaaCATTTCTGCTGTACTTCGCAAACTCCTGCACGGTGTTTGTTTAGAAAACAGCTCGAGCCTCAGTCAGGACACAGGAAAGCTTGTGCACATCAAAATGCCCTGTGGCTTAAGGGAAGGTGCACGAAGCTGAGAGCCAGGAGGTTATGAGTTTCATACCTCGTCTGTTCTCCAAAGCTTTGTTGATAGAAATCTGCTTTTGTCAACATAGCCGGGGGGGTGCCTGCAGACAGTACCTCCAAACTGACAAAACTCCAAGTTTCTGTTTGTAGAATAGCCTCACCTGCCTGCGTGATGTCAGCTTAGCGCAGCCTCTGGGTACGGGAAAAGATCCATGCCTCAGCCAGCTACAGCAGTCCTCCAGCACCGATGCTAGCCCCACCGACTGCAGGTTTCAACTCAAACTGACTGGAAGCCTGCCTTCCTCCTTAAACCATCGTTTTTTCAAGCGCCGCCATCATTTTTGGTGCCCGTGAGTGAGTAAATGAATGTGGCGCTGAACCCCAAGTGTGTTCCCAACCCCCTGCGCCcacctggagcagagctggggtccTCAGCCTCCTCAAACCCCAATTGGGGGAAAACTGCGTGGGGGCATCTTCAGAGAAACCTCTGTAATTGCAACACACATGAAAAGAGCCCAAAGTGTGCAGGTCCGGGGGCGTGGGGCTACGGGCAAGATAAAAAACAGTGCAGGGCCAAAGCTAACGATCCCCCCAAGGCGTGTAACTGCGCAGTCTTAAATATTCAGTGCTGCAGGGCTTCTGTTGTCTCTTGCCCTTTCTTCTCCTGGGAGCTGTGCAAGAGTCTAACCCTTAGCTTGTCATCACTGC
Encoded proteins:
- the PPCS gene encoding phosphopantothenate--cysteine ligase; amino-acid sequence: MAAGGADEAAAEARVRAWAAGQAARGRRVALVTSGGTQVPLEARAVRFLENFSSGRRGAASAERLVKSGYGVCFLHRARSAFPWARALPPPGPALLDALRLTPGSPPGVTADPAALPALLPALREYRRATEAGALLAIEFTGLDEYLALLRAAARALAPFGSSVMFYLAAAVSDFYIPASEMPEHKIQSSEGPLQITMKMVPKMLSPLVKEWAPEAFVISFKLETDPLILIDKSRQALEKYRHQVVVANILESRRTSVIIVTKDSQTPLSLSDEEIAQGMEIEEKIVSYLQGQHTTFIEKKV